The Paracoccus sediminicola genome has a segment encoding these proteins:
- a CDS encoding ABC transporter permease, producing MLRYVAKRLISLTLSLVVASMVIFLLVEMVPGDPATYMLGTGAQPDTLAALRAQLGLDQPLPLRYARWVGNVLSGDLGQSFTYKTPVTGMVLDRMQVSLPLALMALTMAVLIAFPIGLFAASRRGGAADAGVMGLTQIGIALPNFWFAMLLVLLFAVKMQWLPAGGFAGWSDPVAALRSLLLPAIALALPQAAILARVLRSALIETMDQDYIRTARAKGLSRGKTLRRHALRNALIPVLTIMGMQFSFLLAGAIIIENVFYLPGLGRMIFQAITQRDLIVVQSAVLVLVAAVIAVTFFVDLSYAVVDPRLRAK from the coding sequence ATGCTGCGATATGTCGCCAAACGCCTGATCTCGCTGACGCTGAGCCTCGTTGTCGCCTCGATGGTGATCTTTCTGCTGGTCGAGATGGTGCCGGGCGATCCGGCGACTTACATGCTGGGCACCGGGGCGCAGCCCGACACTCTGGCGGCGCTGCGCGCGCAGCTCGGGCTCGATCAGCCGCTGCCGCTGCGCTATGCGCGCTGGGTCGGCAATGTGCTGAGCGGCGATCTGGGGCAGAGTTTCACCTATAAGACGCCGGTCACGGGCATGGTGCTGGACCGGATGCAGGTTTCGCTGCCCTTGGCCCTGATGGCGCTGACGATGGCCGTGCTGATCGCCTTTCCCATCGGGCTTTTCGCGGCCTCACGCCGCGGAGGGGCGGCCGATGCGGGGGTGATGGGGCTGACGCAGATTGGTATTGCGCTGCCGAATTTCTGGTTCGCCATGCTGCTGGTGCTGCTCTTTGCGGTGAAGATGCAATGGCTGCCCGCCGGCGGTTTCGCGGGCTGGAGCGATCCGGTCGCGGCGCTGCGCTCGCTTCTGCTGCCGGCCATCGCTCTGGCGCTGCCGCAGGCGGCTATTCTCGCGCGGGTGCTGCGCTCGGCGCTGATTGAGACGATGGATCAGGATTACATCCGCACCGCCCGCGCCAAGGGGCTGAGCAGAGGCAAGACGCTGCGCCGCCACGCGCTGCGTAATGCGCTGATTCCGGTTCTGACGATCATGGGGATGCAGTTTTCATTCCTTCTGGCCGGGGCGATCATCATCGAGAACGTGTTCTATCTGCCGGGTCTGGGCCGGATGATCTTTCAGGCGATTACGCAGCGCGACCTGATCGTCGTGCAATCCGCCGTGCTGGTGCTGGTCGCGGCGGTCATTGCGGTGACCTTCTTCGTCGATCTGAGCTATGCGGTTGTGGATCCGAGGCTGCGCGCGAAATGA
- a CDS encoding ABC transporter permease codes for MRWTLLIGAALAGLAVLAAGLSFLWTPYDVTQMDVANKLQPPSGAHWFGTDHFGRDILSMVMVGARTSIAVAMVAVGIGMGFGVPLGLIAAARRGSWLDEIIMRGNDLIFAFPSLVIAILITAAFGPGAINAIIAIGIFNIPVFARVTRGGAMPIWTLDYIRAARVAGKGRARISVEHVLPNIANLLIVQGTIQFSLGILAEAGLSYVGLGAQPPTPSWGRMLAEAQTFVTLSPHVAVIPGLCIVATVLGLNLLGDGLRDALDPRLKVMQA; via the coding sequence ATGAGATGGACGCTCCTGATCGGTGCGGCTCTGGCGGGGCTGGCGGTGTTGGCGGCGGGGCTGTCATTTCTCTGGACGCCTTACGACGTCACCCAGATGGACGTGGCGAACAAGCTGCAACCGCCATCGGGTGCGCATTGGTTCGGCACCGACCATTTCGGGCGTGACATCCTGTCGATGGTGATGGTCGGGGCGCGCACCTCGATCGCCGTGGCGATGGTTGCGGTCGGGATCGGGATGGGTTTTGGCGTGCCTCTCGGCCTGATTGCGGCCGCGCGGCGGGGAAGCTGGCTGGACGAGATCATCATGCGCGGCAATGACCTGATCTTCGCCTTCCCGTCGCTGGTCATCGCGATCCTCATTACCGCGGCGTTCGGGCCGGGCGCGATCAACGCTATCATCGCCATCGGCATCTTCAACATTCCCGTCTTTGCCCGGGTGACACGGGGCGGAGCGATGCCGATCTGGACGCTCGATTATATCCGCGCGGCCCGCGTGGCCGGGAAGGGCCGGGCGCGGATCAGCGTGGAACATGTGCTGCCCAATATCGCCAATTTGCTGATCGTGCAGGGCACCATCCAGTTCAGCCTGGGCATCCTCGCCGAGGCTGGGCTGTCCTATGTGGGTCTCGGTGCGCAGCCGCCCACGCCAAGCTGGGGCCGGATGCTGGCCGAGGCGCAGACCTTTGTGACGCTGTCGCCCCATGTCGCGGTGATCCCGGGGCTGTGCATCGTGGCTACGGTGCTGGGGCTGAACCTGTTGGGCGACGGGTTGCGCGACGCGCTCGACCCCCGGTTGAAGGTGATGCAGGCATGA
- a CDS encoding ABC transporter ATP-binding protein, whose translation MIETRNLSVAIRGTPILRDVDLRLEPGRITGLVGESGSGKSMTALAIMGLLPRGSRTGGEVLLDGDDLLSKSEAELCRIRGNRIGMIFQEPMTALNPLMTIGDQVAEVLRIHHDTPREAALKRARDRLDRVGLPEPRFPLSLYPHELSGGQRQRVAIALAIAEAPDLLIADEPTTALDVTTQAQILDLLRDLVRDEGMSLLLITHDLAVVAGIADQVAVMKTGEVVEAGDTEALFRAQSHPYTRDLFAASRHAPDRVPVAEDDSPILSVRDAVREYVLPRPSAFAAHPVLRAVDGVNFEIRDGESVGLVGESGCGKSTLTRAILGLDPLQGGEIKLGGEKVQAGHAMKPSLRAKVQVVFQDPFGSFDPRWRVDRLIAEPFHLTGRPSDWRERVAQALSEVGIDPGASRRYVHEFSGGQRQRLAIARALIIRPRLIVLDEAVSALDVRVRAQVLDLLAELRRSHGMAYLFISHDLGVVRGVTDRVLVMDKGRLVETGPTAQVMDSPSHPTTQLLMEAMPEIPPEWAVG comes from the coding sequence ATGATCGAGACGCGGAATCTCTCGGTCGCCATTCGCGGCACCCCGATCCTGCGCGACGTGGATCTGCGGCTGGAACCGGGGCGGATCACCGGGCTGGTCGGCGAATCCGGGTCGGGCAAGTCGATGACGGCGCTTGCGATCATGGGTCTGCTGCCGCGCGGGTCAAGGACGGGTGGCGAGGTTCTGCTGGATGGCGACGACCTTCTGTCGAAATCCGAGGCAGAGCTGTGCCGCATCCGGGGCAACCGCATCGGCATGATCTTCCAGGAGCCGATGACCGCGCTGAACCCGCTGATGACCATCGGCGACCAGGTGGCCGAGGTGCTGCGCATCCATCACGACACCCCGCGCGAGGCAGCGCTGAAGCGGGCGCGCGACCGTCTCGACCGCGTGGGTCTGCCCGAACCGCGCTTTCCGCTGTCGCTTTATCCGCATGAGCTTTCGGGCGGGCAGCGGCAACGCGTGGCGATCGCTCTGGCGATTGCCGAGGCCCCCGACCTGCTGATCGCGGATGAACCGACCACGGCGCTCGACGTGACCACGCAGGCGCAGATCCTCGATCTGCTGCGCGATCTTGTGCGGGATGAGGGGATGTCGCTGCTGCTCATCACCCATGATCTTGCGGTGGTGGCGGGGATCGCGGATCAGGTCGCGGTGATGAAGACCGGAGAGGTGGTCGAGGCGGGCGACACAGAGGCGCTGTTCCGCGCTCAGTCTCACCCTTACACGCGCGACCTCTTCGCCGCCTCGCGCCATGCGCCCGATCGGGTGCCGGTGGCCGAGGATGACAGCCCGATCCTTTCGGTGCGCGACGCGGTCCGCGAATATGTCCTGCCGCGCCCGTCTGCCTTTGCGGCGCATCCGGTGCTGCGCGCGGTGGACGGGGTGAATTTCGAGATACGGGACGGCGAGTCGGTCGGGCTGGTTGGCGAATCCGGCTGCGGGAAATCGACCCTGACCCGCGCGATACTCGGGCTCGATCCGTTGCAGGGCGGCGAGATCAAGCTGGGCGGAGAGAAGGTTCAGGCGGGGCACGCGATGAAGCCCTCGCTGCGCGCCAAGGTCCAGGTGGTTTTTCAGGACCCGTTCGGCAGCTTCGATCCGCGCTGGCGTGTGGACCGGCTGATCGCCGAGCCGTTCCATCTGACAGGCCGCCCGAGCGACTGGCGCGAGCGGGTGGCGCAGGCGCTGTCCGAGGTCGGTATCGATCCGGGCGCATCGCGCCGCTATGTGCATGAATTCTCTGGCGGGCAGCGTCAGCGGCTGGCCATTGCGCGCGCGCTGATTATCCGGCCGAGGCTGATCGTGCTGGATGAGGCCGTCAGCGCCCTCGACGTCAGGGTGCGGGCGCAGGTTCTGGATCTTCTGGCCGAATTGCGCCGCAGTCACGGCATGGCCTATCTGTTCATCAGCCATGATCTCGGCGTGGTGCGCGGGGTGACTGACCGGGTTCTGGTCATGGATAAGGGCAGGCTCGTCGAAACCGGGCCGACCGCGCAGGTCATGGACAGCCCCTCCCACCCGACGACGCAGCTTCTGATGGAGGCGATGCCGGAAATTCCGCCGGAATGGGCGGTTGGCTGA
- a CDS encoding ATP-dependent DNA helicase codes for MRLPAFSPDQAEAWDTLSDVLEGAGIDLTAEEILPPQPGKARVMAVIGKAGSGKTMILAALTRALREAGVELISGDYEGRRRKDRRTVAVLAPTNKAAFVLRMRGVPATTIHRILYTPVYDPEYEKIADWLTGTGDRPAIEGLTDQALDRARAFYDLHASIPGALAAAGLRGSDFIQGWKRREDGLDIGLIDESSMLDQRQFEDLREIFPVLVLFGDPAQLAPVGQSGEMVFDGLAAPQKLVLNRIHRQAGDSPILDLAHALSDESLDFAGFERMVRAAAAADPRVIWAERVESDLMARSPVLVWRNATRIRLITAFRAAHGAPGDALLPGEPLICDGLELPLKHRKKRIDLEARGLIKGAQVVYLGPGKKPGFSRLHVIGAEEPRLSAASIVKIELPDEDEPFIPFAARMGASFLHGAAVTIHKAQGSQWPDVQVFGPDISAAAWSGRSEAGIPLWKRLTYVAITRAQERLHWVTRARLARPSGALSVEDLETPAAPLELQASEDAG; via the coding sequence ATGAGATTGCCCGCATTCTCCCCCGATCAGGCCGAGGCCTGGGATACGCTCTCTGACGTGCTGGAGGGGGCCGGGATCGACCTCACCGCCGAAGAGATCCTGCCGCCGCAGCCCGGCAAGGCGCGGGTGATGGCGGTGATCGGCAAGGCGGGCTCGGGCAAGACGATGATCCTTGCCGCGCTGACCAGGGCCCTGCGCGAGGCGGGGGTCGAGCTGATCTCGGGCGATTACGAGGGCCGCAGGCGCAAGGATCGCCGCACTGTCGCAGTGCTGGCGCCAACCAACAAGGCGGCCTTCGTCCTTCGTATGCGCGGCGTGCCGGCGACGACCATCCACCGCATTCTTTATACGCCGGTCTATGACCCGGAATATGAAAAGATCGCCGACTGGCTGACCGGCACCGGGGACCGCCCGGCGATCGAGGGACTGACCGATCAGGCGCTCGACCGGGCCCGCGCATTCTATGACCTGCACGCATCGATCCCCGGCGCTCTGGCGGCGGCGGGGCTGCGCGGCTCGGATTTCATTCAGGGCTGGAAGCGCCGCGAGGACGGGCTGGATATCGGGCTGATCGACGAATCCTCGATGCTGGATCAGCGGCAATTCGAGGATCTGCGAGAAATCTTCCCGGTGCTGGTGCTGTTCGGCGACCCTGCCCAGCTTGCTCCGGTCGGGCAATCGGGGGAAATGGTGTTCGACGGGCTGGCTGCGCCGCAAAAGCTGGTGCTGAACCGCATTCACCGGCAGGCGGGGGACAGTCCGATCCTCGATCTGGCTCATGCGCTGTCGGATGAGAGCCTCGATTTCGCCGGGTTCGAACGGATGGTGCGCGCCGCCGCCGCCGCCGACCCGCGCGTGATCTGGGCCGAGCGGGTGGAATCCGATCTGATGGCGCGCAGCCCGGTGCTGGTCTGGCGCAACGCGACCCGCATCCGCCTGATCACGGCGTTTCGCGCCGCGCATGGCGCGCCCGGCGATGCCCTGCTGCCCGGAGAGCCGCTGATCTGCGATGGGCTGGAACTGCCCTTGAAGCACCGCAAGAAGCGCATCGACCTGGAGGCGCGGGGGCTCATCAAGGGGGCGCAGGTGGTTTATCTCGGCCCCGGCAAGAAGCCCGGCTTTTCCCGGCTGCATGTCATCGGGGCCGAGGAACCGCGCCTCTCGGCGGCCTCGATCGTGAAGATCGAGCTGCCGGACGAGGACGAGCCCTTCATCCCCTTCGCCGCCCGCATGGGGGCCAGTTTCCTGCACGGGGCGGCGGTGACGATTCACAAGGCGCAGGGCAGCCAGTGGCCCGATGTGCAGGTCTTCGGCCCCGATATTTCCGCCGCCGCATGGTCGGGCCGGTCCGAGGCGGGGATTCCGCTATGGAAGCGGCTCACCTATGTCGCAATCACCCGCGCGCAGGAGCGGCTGCACTGGGTCACGCGGGCGCGTCTGGCGCGCCCGTCGGGCGCGTTGAGCGTCGAGGATCTGGAAACTCCGGCGGCGCCGCTGGAACTTCAGGCCTCAGAGGACGCAGGCTGA